The Fulvia fulva chromosome 13, complete sequence genome window below encodes:
- a CDS encoding Vegetative incompatibility protein HET-E-1, giving the protein MRLIHTTDLYLRSFSQNIPKYAILSHRWAENDDDEVTFRQFCRKDNTTSTGHLKIERACALARSGGIEWLWVDTCCIDASSSAELSEAINPMFAWYRDSTICYAFLTDQDVRYFEPLPNHVPFIYSHEAAAQANYSPVDADFSTSWFGRGWTLQELLAPRAMQFYHTASDPSIKPLPLGTKSSLCNILSSIAGIERAFLSGHTSLSTASVSKRMYWASRRRTTRTEDIAYCLLGLFDVNMSLLYGEGAKAFTRLQEAIIAQSDDETIFAWTALVESTKNPWSAQQGLAPRGMLANSPAEFWRFPCLRRGREFYDRPPYRTTNRGLEFPIAIDSMRTLLSSSLYGRVILAAGEADVLVSLQCTCDCRGAGDGGSFAVLMCREAQDQGRQGLDPASPQGIWSRRSALKLFWHTPKWLFRFPMGHHLIHVAAPSQARTVRTTNHRDLEKLTPYRPAGMILSMTRSSCASSLLLMSCFEHVLGPLLTLNIYLVGWSMAGYSLLYLGLGALLSSTGVLQRVDNIGMMISLVLAAWQLPYVAMRYATETGMYWKSVRRGDTNGSGRGRSGHVPRSLRELYLNGHLLVMIFFGATACSLMLVNYFVREGRVPDTGSYA; this is encoded by the coding sequence ATGCGCCTGATACACACAACTGATTTGTATCTCAGGAGTTTCAGCCAGAACATTCCAAAGTATGCTATCCTCTCTCATCGATGGGCCGAGAATGATGACGATGAGGTGACTTTTCGCCAGTTCTGCAGAAAGGACAATACCACGAGCACTGGACATCTCAAGATTGAGCGCGCATGCGCTCTTGCCAGAAGTGGAGGCATCGAATGGCTATGGGTCGATACTTGCTGCATCGATGCCAGCAGCAGCGCGGAGCTGTCCGAGGCCATCAACCCAATGTTTGCATGGTATCGTGACTCTACGATCTGCTATGCATTTTTGACAGACCAGGACGTCAGATACTTCGAACCTCTACCCAACCATGTCCCATTCATCTACTCCCACGAGGCAGCAGCGCAGGCCAATTATAGCCCGGTGGATGCCGACTTCTCGACATCGTGGTTCGGCCGAGGCTGGACATTACAGGAGCTTCTAGCACCCCGAGCTATGCAGTTCTATCACACTGCTTCGGATCCTAGCATTAAGCCACTCCCCCTTGGCACCAAATCCAGTCTCTGTAACATACTCTCCAGCATCGCCGGGATCGAGAGAGCCTTTCTTAGTGGGCACACGAGCCTGTCTACGGCGAGCGTATCGAAACGAATGTACTGGGCCTCGAGGCGGCGCACAACTAGAACGGAAGACATTGCATATTGTCTACTTGGCCTGTTTGACGTAAACATGTCATTGTTGTATGGCGAAGGTGCCAAAGCCTTCACCCGTCTACAGGAAGCGATCATCGCGCAATCAGATGATGAGACCATATTTGCTTGGACGGCGCTAGTCGAATCTACAAAGAATCCTTGGTCAGCGCAGCAAGGTCTAGCACCACGCGGCATGCTAGCAAACTCGCCAGCTGAATTCTGGAGATTCCCTTGCCTCAGACGGGGCCGTGAGTTCTACGACCGACCGCCTTATAGAACGACAAATCGGGGTCTCGAGTTCCCGATAGCTATAGACTCCATGCGAACACTGCTCAGCTCTTCACTATATGGCCGGGTCATCTTGGCTGCAGGCGAAGCTGACGTGCTCGTATCTTTACAATGCACCTGCGACTGTCGAGGTGCTGGCGATGGAGGAAGCTTCGCCGTCCTCATGTGTCGCGAAGCGCAAGATCAAGGTCGTCAAGGCCTTGATCCCGCCTCGCCTCAGGGAATTTGGTCGCGAAGATCCGCGCTCAAGTTGTTCTGGCATACGCCGAAGTGGCTATTTCGATTCCCTATGGGCCATCACTTGATTCACGTAGCGGCACCTAGTCAAGCGCGCACTGTCCGGACAACGAATCATCGTGACCTTGAGAAGCTTACGCCATATCGACCTGCTGGGATGATCCTTTCTATGACGAGATCTTCGTGCGCTTCGTCCTTGCTGCTCATGAGCTGCTTCGAGCATGTACTGGGGCCACTGCTCACATTGAACATCTATCTAGTTGGCTGGAGCATGGCTGGCTACAGCTTGTTATACCTTGGCTTGGGAGCACTGCTATCTAGTACGGGTGTCTTACAGCGAGTGGATAACATCGGCATGATGATCAGCCTCGTTCTCGCTGCATGGCAATTGCCCTACGTGGCGATGCGTTACGCGACTGAGACTGGGATGTACTGGAAGTCAGTAAGGCGTGGTGACACAAACGGCAGTGGGCGTGGAAGATCAGGTCATGTACCACGATCACTCAGGGAGCTCTATCTCAACGGTCACTTGTTGGTCATGATCTTTTTCGGTGCTACGGCTTGCAGTCTCATGTTGGTAAACTACTTTGTACGTGAAGGCCGTGTGCCAGATACCGGATCGTATGCATAA
- a CDS encoding NADP-dependent alcohol dehydrogenase C 2, with translation MQINLMDLIMFVRAQARLQSMTMVDYFAVGLSSPDIDSWTSAIFSGAHASAMLKNVVGFEGLEYECVEGRQDIMLYKALTKEEDARKMGADDFIATGEEGWQEKHAGYLDLIIGTISNPKMPFKPYVGPLGYKGRFVQLGLAEDPMPSFGAASPIMKGVSVSGSLIGSPQEIEEMLQLASDNKVQAWIQTRPMRRTPTRLSGTLRRASQGTGTVWSTKTAARSGSNHS, from the exons ATGCAAATCAACCTGATGGACCTGATCATGTTCGTTCGTGCACAAGCTAGACTGCAGAGCATGACGATGGTCGACTATTTTGCTGTTGGACTATCATCGCCGGACATCGATTCCTGGACATCAGCGATCTTCAGTGGAGCTCACGCTTCTGCCATGCTGAAGAATGTCGTTGGTTTCGAAGGGCTGGAGTACGAGTGTGTTGAGGGAAGGCAGGATATCATGCTGTACAAGGCTTT GACCAAGGAAGAAGATGCTCGCAAGATGGGCGCAGATGATTTCATTGCTACCGGAGAGGAAGGGTGGCAGGAGAAGCATGCCGGATATCTTGACTTGATCATCGGCACCATCTCGAACCCGAAGATGCCATTCAAACCATACG TGGGCCCCCTGGGCTACAAGGGCCGCTTCGTGCAGCTTGGTCTTGCCGAAGATCCCATGCCCTCTTTTGGTGCCGCAAGTCCGATCATGAAGGGTGTCAGCGTCAGTGGTAGCTTGATCGGCAGTCCGCAAGAGATCGAAGAGATGTTGCAATTGGCTTCAGATAACAAGGTGCAAGCCTGGATTCAGACCCGGCCTATGAGAAGGACGCCAACCAGGTTATCCGGGACTTTGAGGAGGGCAAGCCAAGGTACAGGTACTGTCTGGTCAACTAAGACAGCGGCGAGAAGTGGCTCCAACCACTCTTAG